The window atctttacctccggaccattccggaactcctcgtgacgtccgggatctcatccgggactccgaacaacatttggtaaccacatacaagcttcctatataaccctagcgtcatcgaaccttaagtgtgtagaccctacgggttcgggagacatgcagacatgaccgagacgttctccggtcaataaccaacagcgggatctggatacccatgatggatcccacatgttccacgatgatctcatcggatgaaccacgatgtcaaggacttaatcaatcccgtatacaattccctttgtctagcggtattatacttgctcgagattcgatcgtcggtatccttataccttgttcaatcttgttaccggcaagtctctttactcgttccgtaacacatcatcccgtgatcaactccttggtcacattgcgcatatgatgatgtcctaccgagtgggcccagagatacctctccgcttacacggagtgacaaatcccagtctcgattcgtgctaacccaacagacactttcggagatacctgtaatgcacctttatagccacccagttacgttgtgacgtttgatacacccaaagcactcctacggtatccgggagttacacgatctcatggtctaaggaagagatacttgacattggaaaagctctagcaaacgaactacacgacctttgtgctatgcttaggattgggtcttgtccatcacatcattctcctaatgatgtgatcccgtcatcaatgacatccaatgtccatagccaggaaaccatgactatctgttgatcacaacgagctagtcaactagaggctcactagggacatattgtggtctatgtattcacacgtgtattacgatttccggataatacagttatagcatgaataaaagacaattatcatgaacaaggaaatataataataatacttttattattgcctctagggcatatttccaacaatgcatgtatcttctgcacctctaaccctagtgggcagacagccttctttgcttcgtacatactctcgggcaatttgttgtcctttggaagcatatcctttatcattaccagcaactttccaaatcccttgtcagatacaccattctctgccttccattgcagcaattccagtgtggtgcccagctttttcttgtcacctacgcaattcgggtacaacaattttttgtgatcctctaacatgcgctgcaacttcttcttctccaaatcacttgcgcagtttctctttgcatcggcaatggcccgacctagatcatcaacgggctcatctgatgcctcttcttcagattcttcccgcattaccggctcagcttcttcccccattgttgtatcatcgtattcagggaacccatagccaggatagttgtcgtcgtcctcttcttcttcattgtcttccatcataacccatctttctccgtgcttggtccaaacaatatagtggggcatgaaaccggactcaaacaggtggacgtgaatgtttcttgacgtagagtaattgcgaccattcttacagccagcacatggacaaggcataaaaccatccgcccgcttgtttgcctcagccgcaagcagaaaagtatgcacgccctcaacgaactggggagagcatcggtcatcgtacatccattgccggctcatcttcattacacaacaccgaatagaccaaattaatacaagttcatacataaatttcatacaacacttaaatgcaacaaacaaataactctctagctaaagcatttaaatgcaacaacaaatgcgatcaagatcgcaactaaggtaacaattgatccaacagcataatgataccaagcctcactatcgatggcatattttctaatgtttctaatcttcaagcgcattttctccatcttgatcttgtgatcatcgacgacatcggcaacatgcaactccaattccatcttctccccctcaattcttttcaatttttctttcaagtactcgttttctctttcaactaaatttaacctctcgacaatagggtcggttggaatttccggttcacatacctcctagataaaaatatctatgtcaacttgatgggcataatttgtcataaacacgaaatgcaacaaatagttttaaaagagaatataccatatccgaatcataacaaggacgagggccgacggggacggatatcaaaaccatggcactatgtataacaaacaacgtatgggtaagataattattatacgagtaactatatatccaaatcacacaaacatcaattttttatataaaatttcatgaacaagaggctcaccacaaggtggtgccggtgacgggacggtgcggacgatcgacggtggttacgacggagatttagaaggcagtaagtaaaccacacctacatatgcaaactaagtgttatttttgacctcaaattgcatataaatcaaatactagcacatatatatatttcctcccaaattactaaactcacaaattaataactatataaagcattgcaagagctaatctagcaatgagagatgaaaggacaaagttgctaacctttgtgatcatttgaatggatgggggccttcaaatcttgacaaattttgggcaaaatgtgtgatgagctcgagaggaagaggggaagaacagagaggagaggggaaaggggaagaacagagcgagctcgggtggacgaagggtttatgtaggacgacctttagtaccggttcgtgccaagaaccggtactaaaggtgctggagggggcccagactgacaacatcctgccaccactctcattagtaccggttcgtggcacgaaccggtgctaaaggttagccacgaaccggtactaatgagagcggcccggctagccgttggaaccggtactaatgtatacatttgtgccggctcaaatacaaaccggcactaatgtgcttcacgtttgaccctttttctactagtgctagttcCACCGGGACAGGAGTGGGAACAATCGCCCGGTAGAGGGATCTAGTCGAGAATCTGCCACTTGGCTCGAGATGCCAAGATATCGAATCGGGCTCCAGGGAGGAGGGGTGGAGGGCAATACACTCGAGCAATTCATCCCATTGCTCGAGTTCCACCACCCCGAAGGTACGGCGGAAGGCAATAGCGCCCAAGTCAGCTAAGGCCACGGCCACATATAGCTGTGGGCGGACGCAGATCGCGAAGAGCGCATTAAAGCGGACCGCAAAGGGATGGGTCCCTACCCATCGATCTAGCCAGAACAGGGTGCCAGATCCGGTACCTAATTTAATGGAGGTCCCAATGCGCAGGACCGGCATCAGACGGATCACCGATTGCCAAAATTGGGACCCGCCGGATCTAGGGGTGAAAGCCAGTGGCTGCCCGCGAAGGTACTTCGCGCGGATAACCTCAAGCCACAGGCCGCCCTCATCGGTCTAAATGCGCCAAAGCCACTTGGAGAGAAGGGAAATATTCATCCGCTTGGAAGAAATAACCCCAAGGCCTCCTTGGTCTTTAGGCTTACAGATCTCAGACCACTTTACCATGTGATACTTCTGTTTATTGTTCTCTCCGGCCCAGAAGAATCTGGAGAGAAGTTTGGTGACCTCTTGATGAAGGGATTCATGAAGACTATAGAATCCTATGATATACATCAAAAGGCTAGTAAGGGAGGAGTTCATCAGAATCACTTGAGCGGCTTTAGACAGCCATCTCCCCTGCCAGGGCTCCATCCTAGGCTGGAGCTTGGCGATTATTGGACGAAAGTCCTTCTCTAGCAGACGTGTGTCGCTAAGTGGCATGCCAAGGTAAGTGGTCGGGAATGTTCCCAAACGGCAATTCAGGCGGTTGGCAATGCGCTGAGCTTCCATCTGAGAGTATCCCAGGACCATCATCTCACTTTTGGCGAAGTTAATTGTGAGGCCCGACATTTTCTGGAAGGAAaggaggaggaacttgaggtttTGAATATCCTCATCCGAGGTTTTGAATGTCCTCCGGGAGATATGGGACGATCCTAGCAAAAGTTTTCAGACATCTCAAAACTCCTGCTTCCGAAGTCATCACAAATATCTATGACGACTTAACCCTTAGGTCTCACCGATTGCGGTCAACCGAGCTCAAATCCAGTGCCATATTATGGCGAGGCTGTCTTACCTCTCTCTGAGAGTGTGCTTTCTGAATCTCATGTACTATGAACTATGCTTGTTAAAAAAATNNNNNNNNNNNNNNNNNNNNNNNNNNNNNNNNNNNNNNNNNNNNNNNNNNNNNNNNNNNNNNNNNNNNNNNNNNNNNNNNNNNNNNNNNNNNNNNNNNNNNNNNNNNNNNNNNNNNNNNNNNNNNNNNNNNNNNNNNNNNNNNNNNNNNNNNNNNNNNNNNNNNNNNNNNNNNNNNNNNNNNNNNNNNNNNNNNNNNNNNNNNNNNNNNNNNNNNNNNNNNNNNNNNNNNNNNNNNNNNNNNNNNNNNNNNNNNNNNNNNNNNNNNNNNNNNNNNNNNNNNNNNNNNNNNNNNNNNNNNNNNNNNNNNNNNNNNNNNNNNNNNNNNNNNNNNNNNNNNNNNNNNACACGGCGCCCAGAAAAAGGATTTTGACTACTACTCTCAGCACTTTCCAAGCGCCAGTTGCAAGGTCACAAAAGCTTCCGTATTAATCTGAGCTAGCAACCGTGCTGATCAGTCTATTGTATCGTGCATGTCACGCAGATGAAATATCTTGAAAAAAGAATCTTCCTGTAGTCTGATTATTGTATATATGTTGAAGGCTGATTTGGTGAGAACCATTGTGCATACACAGGACATGAATGCAAACCTGGAGAGTGCTCCGCTTTGATTGGTAACCTCAAAATTGTAATTTGTGCATATGGTAAACTATCTCCAACTTGGGAAGAAATTTCTTGGAATCAGACATTCTTTTTTTAAAACAAAAACAGTACGAAACAAGCCCATAGTATTTTGCAGACTGTCTCCCATGTAATAAACTATCAACTGTCTCGCATGCTTGGGCAGGTCAACAAGAAGTGATCGTCTCAAACTACCTCGAAGTACTAATTTTTTCCGTGCACAATGCTCAGGGAATAAggtgtagcaaccaaacaagcgtgtagCGTTTTGCAGATCTGCTTTTGTCAAGTTGGTGGGCAAGCGTATTTCATGCGATAGGTACCCGATCTCTGGAAACATCAGACCACCAGGTCTATGCGCATGCTCCGAATTCGCATGCCTAGGCCTATTGGCTTGCCCTGAATTCTTGATGCATCTCAGTCCAAATCGAAAAACCAAAATGAAAATATCACCACGTATTTGTACATACGAGGCAAACATGAGAGAACCAGAAGATATGCCTCAAGTTAGCTTGGGTGTTAGCATGTGGTTGCCGTTACTCTACCTATATGAGTTATGTAACCACTAGATCGATCGAGCACCTTATGTGCGTGGTATTTTTCTGTTTATTTATATAAAACCTAATTGAAGCAACCTAGTTCTCAACTACACCGCCCATATATGTGCACAATAAAGTGCATCAAGCTAATTTCATACGTAGTAATCGTCATATTTTCAAAATAAAAATAGCACTACCTCTCAAGCAAATTACATGCATGACTGTATATATGTTCCAGTCCACCTACTAGCAGAAAAAAGAATTTTGCTCTTTCGATAAAAAGCTATACGTCCAGCTTGATTTAAAGGCCAATAAATAACACAAGCCATGTCTTCCGTAGGCAACATATCTGGAATACCATAGTCATGCGTTGGGCAACTATCAAGGTGATGTCAAGGACAAAGAGAGGAGGGAACTCAACTTTTGTTTCTTGAATAGAGGGGCTCAGCTATCTTTCATATGACCTCCATTCAAAATGATGTGGCTCCAAAAGCCATCTTAAACAATTAGCGCTACTTTAAAGATTTATAAAATCAAATGATATTATTAagcatgtgtgcatgcatgtttaAATATTGTAGGTGCAAATGTATGAATGTTTGGAAATCTCTTAGCATGGTGCATGAACTCTCAAGGCCTACTTGTGCCACCACATGTTTTTTTCTTGTGATCAAAGAGTGCTCACATAATTTAAAAAATCGCAACTTAAAAAATTATTTGAcacttgaaaaaaaaattgtttccAAAATATGCACGTCACATTAAAAACAAATGTGGATACAATATAAAAAAGTGTATGTGCCATTCAAAGAAAGGTTAAAATGCAAAAACATGTTCGCGTAGTTTAAAAAAGTGTTCAACGTGTAGTTGAAAAAGTTTTAACCTATGTTCCAAAGAATGTTCAAGGCCGGTATTTGAATAAAAATGTACATGgtgtatttagaaaatgtttaacatgtataaAAAAAGCATGTATACTAGAAATGTATaaatatgtatttaaaaaataaaaattagACATGTGGTGAaaatttagaaaaataaaaaaacagaagaaaacagGTGAAGAAACACAGAAAACCAAAAACCCAACAAAAGCCGGTGAAGATGAAGAAAACAAAAAATACTGGTAAAAATACAGAGAGAGAAAAAAAACTCAAGCCAGGGCGCTACAGTACTGGGCCGGCCTACTCCGTCGCGAGAAATTGTCCTGCCGAGCAACCAAGCCCTGACGAGGAGCTCTAATTTCCTTGGGGTTTGCAAGCCCACCAGGCGGAACGGGTTGGGCCCTGCGTACTACTATTATTTCGGCTTCTGCCTCTGTGTGAGTGTGGGTCGGGTATCCTCCTCGCGAACTGTAGAGGAAAGAGGAGAGACGGAGACAGAGTACGCTGCGGCGAAGGCGATGGCGACGGGAGGGAAGGGGCTGAACGCGACGGGCGAGTTTTTCCGGCGCCGTGACGGATGGAGGAAGCACCCTATGTTGGGGAACCAGCTGCGCCACGCCACTCCGGGGCTCGGCATCGCCATCGTCGCCTTTGGGATCTACCTCGTCGGGGAGGCCGCCTACAACCGCCTCTACCACCCCGCCGTGACCGGCGACAACCGCCACTAGATCGCCCCCAGAGGTAACCGGCCCGTGTGGTCTTCACTTTTTTCCGATTCAACCCAAATGGGTGAATTTGGGTTGATTTCAATCAGGCTGTAAGGGTTGCTGGGGGCGTTTCGCCTAGATCTGTCCATTGGGGGCTGTGTGGTactgtcttctatggaacggaTTATGGATTTACATGTTGGAAATAAACTGCAGCTCTGATTCGACCAAGTTGTTTGTGATTATTATGTGCTTGTGGCATAATTGATGTTTGCAAAGGAATGGACCGAAATGCATCGCCTGCACGCATAACGATTCATAAATTGATTAGTTAAGTTTTTGCCCAGCATATGGTGATTCTGATCACCGGTCTGAGTTGCATGTATGGCAACCGCACATCAATAGCTACTATAGCCATGCCGTGCTTC is drawn from Triticum dicoccoides isolate Atlit2015 ecotype Zavitan chromosome 6B, WEW_v2.0, whole genome shotgun sequence and contains these coding sequences:
- the LOC119323393 gene encoding NADH dehydrogenase [ubiquinone] 1 beta subcomplex subunit 3-B-like, which codes for MATGGKGLNATGEFFRRRDGWRKHPMLGNQLRHATPGLGIAIVAFGIYLVGEAAYNRLYHPAVTGDNRH